Proteins from a genomic interval of bacterium:
- a CDS encoding SHOCT domain-containing protein yields the protein MWMLIFWAGVVVLAIWVASWLFPSTAQHSSSARETLDLRYARGELTQEQYRQIRQQLAPPRAWPGPWGALLIALILVALVLLTMAGPWGMHGPWMAPWYRPGWHP from the coding sequence ATGTGGATGCTGATCTTCTGGGCCGGCGTCGTCGTGCTGGCGATCTGGGTGGCGTCCTGGCTCTTCCCCTCCACTGCCCAGCACTCTTCCTCGGCCCGCGAAACACTGGACCTTCGTTACGCTCGGGGGGAATTGACCCAGGAGCAGTATCGGCAGATACGCCAGCAACTTGCGCCGCCGCGAGCGTGGCCAGGGCCGTGGGGTGCACTGCTGATCGCGCTGATCCTGGTCGCGCTCGTGCTGCTGACGATGGCGGGGCCCTGGGGAATGCACGGTCCGTGGATGGCACCGTGGTATCGCCCCGGATGGCATCCGTGA
- a CDS encoding response regulator transcription factor — protein sequence MSVASIGESRVAGPRVLVVDDEESIVDLVGSYLRNDGFQVDIAMTGSDALAKARAFRPDLVVLDLNLPGVDGLEVLRQLRAESAIYVILLTARTEETDRIVGLSVGADDYVTKPFSPRELVARVRAVLRRSRAADGQQPVQTFRRVRVDPGRREVTKDGQPVTLTALEFDLLYALARDSGHVLTRESLLQRVWGTDYFGDARVVDAHVKELRRKLGDDPNRPVFIHTVRGVGYKFADAGT from the coding sequence GTGAGCGTCGCGTCGATCGGGGAGAGCCGGGTGGCCGGCCCTCGCGTGTTGGTGGTCGACGACGAGGAAAGCATCGTCGACCTGGTCGGGTCCTATCTGCGGAACGACGGGTTCCAGGTCGACATCGCCATGACCGGGTCCGACGCGTTGGCGAAGGCCAGGGCGTTTCGGCCGGACCTCGTCGTGCTGGACCTCAACCTCCCCGGCGTGGACGGACTTGAGGTGCTGAGACAGCTGCGGGCCGAGTCCGCGATCTACGTGATTCTGCTGACCGCGCGGACCGAGGAGACCGATCGGATCGTGGGACTCTCCGTGGGTGCCGATGACTACGTGACCAAGCCGTTCAGCCCCCGCGAGCTGGTCGCCCGCGTCCGTGCCGTCCTCCGCCGGAGCCGCGCCGCAGACGGCCAGCAGCCGGTCCAGACATTTCGGCGGGTGCGGGTCGATCCGGGGAGGCGGGAGGTCACGAAGGACGGGCAGCCGGTGACGCTCACCGCGCTCGAATTCGACCTGCTCTACGCGCTAGCGCGCGATTCGGGCCACGTGCTTACGCGAGAGTCCCTCCTGCAGCGCGTCTGGGGGACTGATTACTTCGGCGACGCCCGCGTGGTGGATGCGCACGTCAAGGAGCTGCGGCGGAAGCTCGGCGACGAC